The Candidatus Hydrogenedentota bacterium genome has a segment encoding these proteins:
- a CDS encoding alpha/beta fold hydrolase, translated as MSRVITGICIVACALVCFHVNSQESTRPELNGEVVTAKTPDGIEYGLWGTKVTYPAPTLFIFASDIKATLDNPYFRQCGDALAEQGYLCVSLDLPGHGTDQREGEPGSLGTWRTRSDNNEDFIAPVTMRVRAVLDHLIATGASDPARIAACGTSRGGFMALHVAAADPRIRATAAFAPVTNLMALREFSGAKNTEHVAALSLLANAEKFAGRAVWLIIGDRDERVSSDDAIAFARRVTAISLEKTNEADVTLVVLPEPKGHTTPKGAPELAAEWIEDKLK; from the coding sequence ATGAGTCGTGTCATCACTGGAATCTGTATCGTGGCCTGCGCATTGGTCTGCTTCCATGTCAACTCGCAAGAATCGACGCGCCCCGAACTCAACGGCGAAGTTGTCACCGCCAAGACTCCCGACGGTATCGAATACGGCCTCTGGGGCACCAAGGTCACCTATCCCGCGCCCACGCTCTTCATCTTCGCGTCCGACATCAAAGCCACCCTCGACAACCCCTATTTCCGCCAGTGCGGCGACGCGCTTGCGGAGCAGGGCTATCTCTGCGTCTCCCTTGACCTGCCGGGCCACGGTACGGACCAGCGTGAGGGCGAGCCGGGCTCCCTGGGTACCTGGCGCACGCGCAGCGATAACAATGAGGATTTCATTGCGCCCGTCACCATGCGGGTGCGGGCCGTACTCGATCACCTCATCGCCACGGGCGCATCGGACCCCGCGCGCATCGCCGCCTGTGGCACCTCACGCGGCGGTTTCATGGCCCTCCACGTCGCGGCCGCGGATCCGCGCATCCGCGCCACGGCAGCATTTGCGCCCGTCACCAATCTCATGGCGCTGCGCGAGTTCAGTGGCGCGAAGAATACCGAGCATGTTGCCGCTCTGTCGCTGCTGGCGAATGCTGAGAAGTTCGCAGGTCGCGCGGTCTGGCTGATCATCGGCGACCGCGATGAGCGCGTAAGTTCGGACGACGCCATCGCATTTGCCCGCCGCGTGACGGCGATCTCGCTCGAGAAGACTAACGAAGCCGACGTTACGCTGGTCGTGCTGCCCGAACCCAAGGGCCACACGACGCCCAAGGGTGCACCGGAACTGGCCGCTGAATGGATTGAGGATAAGTTGAAGTAA